From Plectropomus leopardus isolate mb chromosome 17, YSFRI_Pleo_2.0, whole genome shotgun sequence, a single genomic window includes:
- the si:ch211-106h11.3 gene encoding CCN family member 1, whose protein sequence is MGILLLFAVLQVVTVGLVTAGCPVVCECPAGPPSCPPGVSSVPDGCGCCKVCAAQLNQDCHEGRPCDHHKGLECNYGNDVGRTHGICRAKAEGRSCEYNGRIYQNGENFRAGCKHQCTCIDGAVGCVPLCPSHVPLASPSCPAPQLVKIPGQCCLSIDCHKSSTVVPPLHRRPQPPAYPPYPFIPYPAYPFPKPYPKPYRKLYPYKPKKEKDALGNELVDVGRKWDKPRGNKHLAAWRQVGDQCVVQTTSWSQCSRSCGMGVSSRVTNDNARCKLIKETRLCNIRPCSSMSVPVKKGRKCSRTHKAPEPHRLSYAGCRSTRLYRPNYCGVCRDGRCCSPRRTRTASVTFACPDGERFNRSVMFIQSCKCSDECNHLNEAAMPPQRWLYGDTHKFID, encoded by the exons GTGACAGCTGGCTGCCCGGTAGTGTGCGAGTGCCCGGCGGGGCCCCCCTCCTGTCCCCCGGGGGTCAGCTCGGTGCCTGACGGCTGCGGCTGCTGCAAGGTGTGCGCCGCTCAGCTCAACCAGGATTGCCACGAAGGACGACCCTGTGACCACCATAAAGGCCTGGAGTGCAACTACGGCAACGATGTGGGCCGTACCCATGGCATCTGCAGGG CCAAGGCGGAGGGCCGCTCCTGTGAATACAACGGGCGGATTTATCAAAACGGCGAGAATTTCCGCGCTGGTTGCAAACACCAGTGCACCTGCATCGACGGGGCGGTGGGCTGCGTCCCCCTCTGCCCCAGCCATGTGCCCCTGGCGTCCCCTTCCTGTCCCGCTCCGCAGCTGGTCAAAATACCCGGCCAGTGCTGCCTCAGCATCGACTGCCACAAGAGCTCCACCGTAGTGCCCCCGCTGCACCGTCGACCCCAGCCTCCAGCTTACCCGCCTTACCCCTTCATCCCCTACCCGGCGTACCCCTTCCCGAAGCCTTACCCGAAACCTTACCGGAAGCTGTACCCCTACAAACCCAAAAAGGAGAAGGACGCCCTGGGCAACGAGCTGGTGGACGTGGGGCGCAAGTGGGACAAGCCACGTGGAAACAAGCACCTGGCGG CCTGGAGGCAGGTGGGAGATCAGTGCGTGGTTCAGACTACTTCCTGGTCGCAGTGTTCCCGGAGCTGCGGGATGGGCGTCTCCTCCCGTGTTACCAATGACAACGCCCGGTGTAAGCTGATCAAGGAGACGCGTCTGTGCAACATTCGGCCCTGTAGCTCCATGTCTGTCCCGGTCAAG AAAGGAAGGAAGTGCTCTCGTACCCACAAGGCGCCTGAACCACACCGCCTGTCCTACGCCGGCTGCAGGAGCACTCGCCTCTACAGGCCAAATTACTGCGGCGTGTGCAGGGACGGCCGCTGCTGCTCACCCCGTCGCACACGCACCGCCAGCGTGACCTTCGCCTGCCCTGATGGCGAACGCTTCAACAGGTCCGTGATGTTCATCCAGTCCTGCAAGTGCAGCGATGAGTGCAACCACCTCAACGAGGCTGCCATGCCGCCTCAGCGGTGGCTCTACGGAGACACGCACAAGTTCATCGACTAG